The Bifidobacterium actinocoloniiforme DSM 22766 genomic sequence CCTCGGTGCGACAAATCGTGGACGAGGTCAAGAAAGTCACCGGACTGCCCTTCAAGGAGGCCATCGAGCCACGGCGACCCGGCGACCCGGCCCAGCTCATCGGCTCGCCCAAGCGAATCAACGAGGAGATGGGTTGGCACGCCCGGTTCGACGTGGAAGACATCGTCGAGTCCGCCTGGAAGGCATGGCAGGCCAACCCCGACCACCACATCGATACGGACGCTTGGAAGCAGACCAACTGATTTCCTGACCCTGCCCCTCCACTAGCCCCGGTGCGCGAGCCGCCTCGCCACCGGGGTTTTACCGACCCAGGCCTAATCTGAAAGTATGAGCAACGATTGGCGCAACCAGCCGCAAACCCCCTACAGCCAAGACCCCTACCCGGCCCAGTACGGCCAGCCCCAGAACCCGCAAGGCGGCCAGGGGGCCATGCCTACCGATCCCGCCAACCCCTACCTGGTCCCCACCCAGCCTCCCTATGGCCAGGCGTACAGCTCCATGTCACCGGCGACGCGGACGAGCGGCGTAGCGATCGCAGGCTTCATTCTTTCCTTCATCCTGCCCCTGGCCGGATTAATCGTCTCGATCATCGCCTACAGCGAGAGCAAGCGCAAACCCGACCAGAAGAGCGGCATGGCGATCGCCGGCGTCATCATCTCAGCCGTTGGCCTGGTCTTGCGGTTCATCGTCCTGCTTTTCGTCTTCATGACGGTCCAATCCCTATCCGAATTCAGCCACGGCGGCTACCATTCCGACAGCATCACGGCCATGGCCTGCGCCGTTCGCGCCAAAGGCGTCCTCTGACCTCAAGGCCCGGCAAGGCTGGCCCGCCAAGGCAGCGGGCAGCGCCACGAGCGCGACGCGCCGTAGGCTTGCATAAGCGGACAGTTCATGTAAACTAATCACTTGGCTGTTAAAGCAGCCACGGCTCCGTAGCTCAGTTGGTTAGAGCGCCGCCCTGTCACGGCGGAGGTCACCGGTTCAAGTCCGGCCGGAGTCGCTGGGTTTTCAGCCTTTTCCCGCTGATCCCAAAAATTCGGAAAACATGGCTCTGTAGCTCAGTTGGTAGAGCGAGCGACTGAAAATCGCTAGGTCAACGGTTCGATCCCGCTCGGAGCCACCAGCAAGAACCCCTCCCCCGCAACCATGCAGGAGAGGGGTTCTGCGCATTCGCGGGCCCCTCAGCGATCACACCCGCTTGAGCACCCAGTCCACGATGTAGGGGGCGGTACGCTCTATCTGGTCGATCGCGAGCTCGAAATCCTGGGGGCCACCGTACCAGGGGTCCACCAGGTCCAGGTCGGACTCATGCCCTGGCCGAGGCTGAGGCAAGTCCGGGTCGAAGGAGCGGTAGAGGTGGACGGCCGGGCGCTTATCAGGGGGCAGGATGCGCAACAAGGCGCGCATGTGGTCGGCGGTCATCGGCAGCAGAAGGTCCGAACGCTCGGCCTCCTCCCGGCTGATCCGGTGGGCGAAATGGTCATCCGGCAGGTCATAGCCACGTTCCTTGAGCACCTTCTGGGCCCTGCGGTCGATTGGATTGCCGAACTCCTCGTCGCTGACTCCTGAGGACTCCACACGCACCCGATCGGGATCCGCCCCTCGGTCTTGGAAAAACTTGCGAAGGATAATCTCCGCCATCGGCGAACGGCAAATATTGCCGGTGCACACCGTCATCACCACATAGGGCATACGGTCCCCTTGCATCCTTATGAGGCCTCCTTCATCTGACCTTTTCATAGGTGACGTACCGGAAACGCTTGACGCCCCGGTCGCGCGGATCTACGGCTTGCTGCCAGGACCCCCGCTGACCGACCCTCCAGAAACGGTGGCCCGCCAGTTCGTCCATGTCCGGCGCGAACGTATCCGCGTCCACCTGCGCGTCCAGCTCCGTCACATAAGCGCGGTCAGCCAGGGAAAGCGCCTCTTGGAAAATGCGGGCACCGCCGATGACCCATATCTCCGAACGGTCGATCCCATCTGCGGGTATGGCCTCCTGGCGGGCCATTTCCACCGCGTCCTGCAAGCTCATCATGACCGTTGCGCCGGGCGCCCTGAAGTCAGGGTTGCCGGAGATGACGACGTTGTCCCTGCCAGGCAGCGGCTTGGACCCCATGGACTGCCAGGTGAGCCGCCCCATCAGCACAGGGTGGGATATCGTCAGTTCCTTGAAGCGCTTCATGTCCTCGCTCAGCCGCCAAGGCATCCCCCCTTGGTAGCCAATGGCTCCCCGCTTGCCATCGTTGGCACGGGCTTGGGCCCAAATCAGGTTAATCGAACAAGGGTCGGAGAGATTGTCCTCCTCAAACTCCTTGCTTTTATCCCCCAGCAGCCCGGCATGACCGGGCTCGGGTTCGTGATAGCCGCTTTTGCTGCTACTGTCATGCTCCATAGTGTCGCCATGCTCCTCTATCAGGGATTTGCAACAATATACTACTGACTAGCTCAGACCGCCACCGGCGCTTTGATGGTGGGGTGGTGCCGGTAGTCCAGAATCTTGAAATCCTCGTACTGGTAGTCGAAAATCGACTCGGCCTTGCGCATCTCAAGACGCGGGTAAGGGTAGGGTTCGCGGGAGAGTTGCTCCAGCACCTGATCGATATGGTTGTCGTACACGTGGCAGTCGCCGCCCGTCCAAACGAATTCGCCAGGTTCCAAGCCCGCCTGCTGGGCCATCATCTCAGTCAGCAGGGAGTAAGAGGCGATGTTGAACGGCACGCCCAGGAACATGTCGCAGGAGCGCTGGTAGAGCTGGCATGAGAGCTTGCCGTCGGCCACGTAGAACTGGAAGAGCGCGTGGCAGGGAGGCAGGGCCATCTGGTCGATTTCAGCCGGGTTCCAGGCGGTAACGATAATGCGCCGGGAGTCGGGATTGCGCTTGATCAGGTCCAAAGCCTTGGAGATCTGGTCGATCGTACGGCTGGGGTCCTCTGGGGTGGGGGCGGGCCAGGAACGCCATTGAACGCCGTATACAGGCCCTAACTCGCCGGTTTCGGAATCGGCCCACTCATCCCAGATATGCACGCCGCGCTCCTGCAGCCAGCGGACGTTGGAGGAACCCTTAAGGAACCAGAGCAGCTCGTAAGCCAGCCCCTTAAAGAAGACGGTCTTTGTGGTCAGCAGGGGGAAGCTCGAGGACAGGTCGAAGCGCATCTGCTGGCCGAACAGGGAAATCGTGCCGGTACCGGTGCGGTCGGACTTCAAATGGCCCTCGCGCAGGATTTTACGGACCAAATCCTCATAAGGAGTAGGGATGTCGGTCTCGGGACGTTGTGGAATGCGGGTGCGAATCTCTGCGAGCTGCTGCTGAGTCAAAGCCATGCGACCAAGTTTAGCAAGTCCCAATCCGCCTGCATAGGCCCCCAGGCTCGAAGCGGATGACCCGGCGCTTGTGAAGGCCTGCGGCGGCTGAGCTTCCTCCCCCGGCTCAATCGGGCGCATCCGCACGGATTCAGACCCATCCGCGCGGCGTTTGGGGGTAGATTGGATATGTACACACACGAGCATTGAGAGGTAGCTATGGCGAAAAGACTATGGGTTGAGCGTGGCGCCGATGGCGTCTGGGAAGGCCATTCGGACGATGGCGCCATGATTAGGTTCGGCCGGGGAGAAGGCCTGTTCACCCCCGGTGATCTCGTACAACTCGCTCTGGCCGGCTGCGCGGGCATGTCCAGCCAGTTCGCAGTCGAGCGAGCCTTGGGCGAGGGCAAGGGGGCCAAGGTCGTGGTCAACGCCCGCTACAGCGACGATGACGACGCCTTCCTGAGCTTCGATGAGCAGGTGAACCTGGACGGCTCCGACGCCCACCTGAGCGATGAGGACGCCGACAAGCTGGTCGAGAGGGTCACGCGCCACATTGACAAGTCCTGTACGGTCAAGCACACCTACGAGCGCGAAACTCCGGTGCGGATGAGCGTCAACGTGCGCCGCTGAGCACACCGACGGAGCCGGGCTTACCCTCGGCACTCGGACGCGAGAGGGGCCGTCCGCCACCAGTTTGAACAGGTGGCGGACGGCCCCTCGCCGTTGTCGCCTCAGTCGGGCGACTAGTCCTGATCGTCGTGCAGCGGGTCGATGGCGGACTCGATGTCCTCCACCCCCTTGGCCTTAGCGACCGAGACCTCCTTCACCCCGTTGATGTCCTCCAGGGTCGGGGTCTCACCCTCCTCAGCGCTGAAGGTAGCCGTCTCAAGCTCGGACTCGCTGGCCTCCACGTATTTACGGGGCACCACATAGACCGGGGAGACCGCATGCTGGAGGAGGCCCTGACTGGTCGAGCCAAGCAGAAGGCCAGTGAAGCCGCCACGGCCGCGGGACCCGACGACGACCACGTCGTGATCCCTGCTGGCTTGGGTCAGGGCCTCAACCGCTGAGCCCGGCACGACCTTCTTGTCGATCTTCAGGCCCGGATACGTCTGCTGGAGGGGCTGGATACGGTCATCCAAGTCCTCCAGGTAGGAGTCCATCACACTCTTCTCCTCGGCCGAACCCGTGCCGGTCAGGCCGGAGATGTTCGGCACTGCGGAAATCACGTCAAGAGTGGCGTCCCAGTTAGCGGCGAACTCCGCCGCGATCTGAAGGGCTTTGAGACCCCACTTGGACTCGTCAGAGCCGACGGCCACTTTCCTGATCTGGTTGTTCAAGTGCATGAGATTGCCGTCGTCATCGGTGTAGGGCACCACTACGATCGGGCAGTAAGCGTACGCGGGCAGGGAGGAGGATGTGGTGCCCAACAGGCGCTCGGCCAAGCCCCCCTTGCCACGGTTGCCGATGACAATCAGGTTGTAGTTGCGGCTCAGCTCCACGAACACCGAGGAGGGGTCACCGGTCACAATCAGCGTGACGGCCTCGACGCCCTGCTCATCCGCTATGGCCTTGGCCTTCGATAGAATCTCCTGCGCGTCCGAATGGGCGGCCGCGTCATCGCCCATCGTCGTGTAGGTAGCGTCGAAGGACACGGCTGCGTACGAGGGCAGCGAATACGCGCACACGATTTGCAGGGTCAGCCCGGCGTGCTTGGCGTAGTTAGCCGCCCACCAGGTGGCCTTGTAGCTGGCGTCCGACCCATCCACACCAACCAGAATCGCCTTGTCGTTGATCATAACGACCTCCTCATGACTCACGGGGCCAGGCCAATGGACCTCGCCTCTATCTTGCCTTAAGAATATCGCACCAGGAGCAGCCGATAATCCGGTTCATCCTCGTGGCGTTTCGTCCATCTTCGTCCAGACATAGAGGAAGGCCCCCTCGGGAGCCTTCCTCAAGATCCGAATGCCTCTACCTTGAGCCGGCAGAAGTCGCTATAGCACTCGATAAAAATCCCAACCGCCTGGATTGTAAATGGCTTGTATTTTAACGGACTGTCCCGGCTGGGGAGCGTGAATCATGCTGCCACCGCTGATATAGATGGCGACATGACTGCCATCTTTAGCAACCATCAAATCACCGGTTGAAGGATTAGACACTTGTTGACCCACGCGCTGCGCATTAGCTATGCGCGGCAGATTGATGCCGAAGTGGGCGTAAACGTAACGCGTGAAGCCCGAACAGTCGAAGCCTTCATCTGGAGTATTACCGCCGCTCTTATAGGGTATCCCCAGAAAAGTCGTGGCATAATCCAAAACCGCCTGACCACTGGCCGAAGCCGGAGCATCCTTCGAGGGCAAAGCGCTCCTGCTGGCCGAACGGCTGACCGACAAAGATCGCTGCTGAGAAGCCGCTGCCTCCTGCTGGGCCTTTTTAGCGTTGGCCTCGGCCTGCGCCTTGACCTCAGCATCTTTTTCCGCCTGGGACTTAGTCTGCGGCACATTCAGGCTTTCAATGCCTCCCCAGTTGCTGTTGGTATCCACCGAAGTAGAAGTGGACTCAGCAAGAAGATTCTTGCGAGGCTGGTCAGCGGACCTGAAAGAACGGGAGGAAGTCACGGTTGCCGCAGAAGACTGCGTGTCCGCGAAGGCGACGGCCGAGAAGCCCGCCAGCAGCGTAGAGCAGGCCAGCACTGATGCGGCCGCTGTAGTCCATGTTTTCCGTTGAATGTTCATTATCTCCTCACTCTACCACAAGGCGAAGAAGGCAGCGGCGACGGTGCCGGAACCCGTGGAATCAGTAATGGACGAACTGGAAGTCGTGGACGTTTTTATACGTATGGGAGTAGGTCTTACCGCCCAACGAGACGCCGCACTCAGAGGTGGTGATCGACCCGTCGGGGTTGATGCTCTCCACGATGCCCACATGGCCGTAAGTAGGGTCAGTGCCCTCCTGACCTGCGTTGAAGACAATCACATCGCCCACATTGCGCGGGGTGTTATCCACCCAGTAGCCCAGAGCTCGGGCGGAGGCGGCCCACTGGCAGCCATTGCCCATATGGGAGCCGACCGGCAGGCCCAACTGGTGGCGGCGCACGTAAGCCCACCAGGTGCATTGGCTGAATTCGTAAACGTTGCCCGCGTCGCCGGTGGAATGGTTAGGGTTGAAGTTGGCGGGCAGGACCGCCTGATTCTGGTCCATCAGCTTGGCCACGACCGGGTTGTCGGCCAGGGACTTGAACATGCTGGACACGTCCAGACTGGAATCAGCCAACTCCCACGTGCCATGATTGCTGGTCTGCTGATCCTGGCCTTCAGGCACGCGGACCTGCGAACGGGAGACGGAAGAACCACCATCCACACGCGCTGAAGTGAACGAGGATGTCGTCACTTGCGAAGTGGTGGGGTCGGCGGCCAGGGGCGCCTTCAGTGGACTCTTAGGGGCCACAACAGCGACCGCGCCAGCGGCGACGCCTACGAGCGCCGCCATCGTGGAACCGGTCATCACATGGTTCTTCCGGGCCGCCGCCTTGGCGGCCAACCGCCGGGAGCGACGTGTCATGGGCGCCACTTCATTCAACCGCTGGGCAAGGGCTTCTTCCACAGCGGTTTCCTGGCGCATCTTCTTGGACTGGGCGGCGAATACCTGGGAGACGTTCACGATCCCGCTGCCGCGCTTGGCCTGGGAGGAAACCGACGAAGCGCGCTGTCGATTGATATGCGCACCTCGGACGATTTTCGCCTTGTCCGCAGCGAACCTCATATACGATCACTCCTGTATTGTTTACATTCCTAATACCGCAACGTCACACAACCATCACTTACTGCACTTTACAACAGTATGCCCGCGACCACCTAACCGTCCGATATTGTCCATACCGCCCCGCTCACTCGTCCTGACGCTCATGGCGGCCCTTGGACCTCCCCGGCTTTTCGGGCCCCAGCGCTATTCGGCCCACGCACGCCCATCCCCGAACCTGGCAAGCTGAGCACGGCGTGTCCTCTCGCTAAGAGCGAGGTGGTACGAATGCTTCGTGAAGAAGCCGCTCATCGAGGAGTGGAGGCCATCAGGAAAGAGCCGTGGTCGTCGGCCGGGGAACCGTCGAGGGTGCTCCCGCCAGGCTCGGGCCGCACGATATCGACGGGGCCATCGTCGGAGCGGATGAAGAGGGATTGGCCGTGGTTCAAGGTCAAATCCTGGTTCTGGCCGCGCACGCGCACACTGCCTTCGACGCACACCAGCACGCGAGGGCCGGCCTGGGGCAGCAGGAGGCGGCGGGGACCGAAGCGCTGGACCAGGTCCCCGTAACGGTCGACGATCCTGCTCATCAGCGGCCAGGTGGCCGAACCAGGCTCCATGTACCCGTAGACCAGCATGTATTCGCTGATGTGGGGGCGGTAGGTGACCATGTTGTGCATGGCCAGGGTCGCGATCATCGAGCTTGATGGGTCAATCGGGCTGGCGGGCTGGCAGTCCAGGCTGTGCAGGAGGTTGGCCAGGTCCTTGTGCTTGGGGGTCATGCCTGCGCGCAGCACATTGTCCGAATTGGTCATGATTTCCGCCGCCGCGCCGTGGATGTATGCGTGGGGGGTGCCTGCTGGGATGTAAACCGATTCACCCTCATCCAGGCAGACCGCATTCATCATCAGCAAGGCCAGGACGGAAGGATCTCCGGGGAAGGCTTGCGCGGCCTGAAGGGCGTTGACTATGGCATCATGCGCCTTGCGCGAGTGAATCCGCCTGTCGGCGTCCAGCAGGGCCGGGGTCAATTCGCCCGCATCACCCGCCTGCGCGCTGACCGCCGTATAGAAGGCGCGGAAGACCCGGCGCCGGGAGTCCGGCCACGCCAGCGAGGAGACGGGCATCATCGCATCCGCTTGGGCGAAACCTGCCGGCGTGGTTCCCCGGCGGAACCTGTGGGTCACTAGCGCGTCCACCATCCGCTGGGCGACAGGATGGTCCACCACTCTCAAAATCTGCAGCTGCGTGGAGATCGGCGCGAACCCGACCGATGCCGTAAAAGGCTCCAAGGCCACAACCATCTCGTTCTTGGCCAGAGTGTCCTTAAAGGAGCGCTCCGGGGCCGACAGAGGAACGCCGGCCGCGTTCTCCCGGTTGAATCCGGCCCTCGCCTCGAAGTCCAACGGATGAACCTGCAAGGACAAGGGGATGCGGGCCGAAATGACCTTAAATAAGTAGGGCAGAACTGGGCCGAAATCCTCGGAATCCTCCTGCCCGACCATGCCCTGGGGATCGCGCTGGATGGCTTGGGTCAAGGGCAGGCCGCCCCCGTCAGGCAACCTGAGCGTGGACGGGGACTGGGGGTGCCCCGAGAACCACATCTCCGCCAAGGTGTCCGCCAGCACGCCGTCCCCGTCCATCGCCCGCCCTAGCGGCAGGCCGAACATGTCCTGCAAGCGGGTATGCGAGCCCCAGGCGTACCGCTTCTGCACAGGCTCTATAGGGTACACGTACGCTCCCTTCCGCTTCAGGCACTCGCGCCGCCGGTGCTGCCGGACGGCCAGGCTCCATAGTATGTCAGCGCTTCGTCAGAATCCGCATCTCCTTTGTCAAAGGCCGTAATAAAGTAATCCCTATGAAACTCGCACCGATTTTCGACCCGGACGCCCGTCGGCCTTCGCCCAAGCCCGTCCAGGTGGATTTGCGGCGCATCTTCTTGGGTGGCACGACGGCATGGTTGCTGTCTTTAGGGGTATGCGCCATCATGCTCTGGTGCGGGGTTGACGCGATGAAACCACTGATTGTCTGCGCCTCGGGTGTGGGCGTGGGAGTCTTGCTGCTGATTTGGGAGCACTTCAACCGCTGGGACTACCGGCGCCTGGCCCAGTAACCCCCTTTCCTCACTCCGGGTGCTTGGATACCCCCTCTCATGGACCCCGGCAGATTCCTTTATTCCTTTAACCTTTTAGCCCTGATTACATTCCTGAACTGACACCCGCTGGTCCGCCATCCGTCCGCCCGAAGCCCTCCACTGGGACCGCACTTGGGTCAGAGGCGGAAGCAGGAGCGGGCGCCGGAGCCAGGGGCAGCGCCAGCGTGAAAGTCGAACCCTGGCCCGGAGCGCTCCAGAGCTTGACCGAACCGTGGTGGGTCAAAGCCACATGCTTGACGATGGACAGACCCAGGCCGATGCCCACCTGGCTGGCCTCGGTCTGCTCATCGCCCCGGTAGAAGCGCTCGAATACATGGGCCTGGTCCTCCTTGCGGATGCCCGCGCCACGGTCAATCACTTGGACCAGGCCGAAGGAGCCGTCCGCCGAAGGCTTGGCCTCCAGGCTGACCTTGGAACCAGCCGGCGAGTATCGGATGGCGTTCTCCACCAGCTTGGAGACGGCTACGCGCACTTGTTCGGGGTCGCCGAGCACCGGCAAAGGCCCGCTCGACCGGCAGACCAAGTTCACGCCGGCTTCCTCGGCTTGCGGCCGCGCCGCGTCCAAAGCCTTGCTCGCCTGCTCGCCCAGGTCCATGCGCTCGGTCTTGCTGGCTGAAGTCTCCTCCTGAGCGCGGATTAAGAGAATGAGGTCGCCAAGCGTGTGCTCCAAGTAGCGGGAGTAATCCTTGACCAGCTTGGCTTGGCTGGAGACCGCCGCCATGCGCTCCTCCAGCCGCTCGCCCTCCCGCCAGGGGCCCTTGGCCAAGGCCGTCAAGCTTTCGGCAAGAGCGCCCAGGGAGCTGATTGGCCGTGAAAGCTGCCGAGAGACATGTTCGATGAAGGCCTGTCGGGTCTGTTCGAAACGCTTGGCCTCACTCACGTCATCAATCAAGACCAGGACCAGGCCCAGGCTGATCGGACCGACCGCTACCTTGAGCCAGTTGGGGCGCGATACCTCGCTCAGAGCCCCATCATCGTGGTCCCCACCCTGATCAGCGCCTTCCTGCGTCTCACTCAAACCCGGCAAATCCGCGAAAGCCTCCGGCGTGGCGGTGGTCAACGAGAAGCGGGAGACCTTGTCGCTCTGCCAGGCCTGGCGGACCGCCTCTTCTACCCGCTCGTCGACGATGCGGTCCTGACTGACGATGCCCAAGCGGTAGGCGTCCGGGCTGGAGCGGACCACCTGCCCGTCCCTGCCCACCAGTACGGCGAGCGAGCCCACCAGGGAGAGGATGGCCTGGCTGGAAGCTTCCAGGTCCTCACTGGCCTCCTGCCTCCCCTCGCGCGCGGCGGGGTTCGTTAGAGCGCTCAGGCGATCGGCTAGGAAACCCATGCCTCCTCCTCACCGGGCCAGCGTTGGCCCTGGGCCGACCTGGGCATCCGTTGACGCCAGGCCGTAGACTGTTGTCATGCTTCATTATGGCAGGTCTACAGGAGGGCGAACGGCATGCGAGTGATTTTTAACGAGGAGATGCGTCAGGTAGCTGACGACATGGACCGGATAGCGGGCGCCGTCAGTCAGGCCATCAAGACCTCCGGCAAGGCTTTGCTGGAGCCGAACCTGGACGCGGCCCAGGAGGTGATCGACGGCGACCAGGCCATCGACCAGCTGGAAGGCTCGATCATCGACCAGTGCGTTCGGCTCCTGGCCAAGCAGAACCCGGTGGCCACCGACCTGCGCGTCATCGTCTCCACGCTGCGCCTGGCTGCGACCTTCGAGCGGATGGGCGACCTCTCCCGCCACATAGCCGAGGCCGTGCGCCGAGCCTATCCCGACCCCCCGCTGCCGCCCGAGGCTCATGATCTATTCGGCCGCATGCAGGATTTCCTGAACCAGATGTCAGACCGGCTGGTGGCCATGCTCTCCGATCGTGACACCAAGGTGGCCGAGCAGATCATCATCGATGACGATCAACTCGACCAGCTCCACCAGCAGACCTTCGATCTGGCCCTGTCCGACGAGTGGACCGGCTCCAAACAGCAGATGATCGACCTGGTCTTGCTGGCCCGCTTCATGGAGCGCATCGGCGACCACGGCGTGTCCGCCGCCCGCCGCGTCGTCTACATCGTCTCCGGTTTCGACCCCACCAAGGACCCCAAGGACCTGGAAGACATCGACTGACAGCCGGCACGGACCAATACGAGCAGGCCCCCGCATCCAAGATGAACGCGGGGGCCTGCTCCTGTTAAGGCTTACCGCAAGCGCTTGCGGCCTAAGCTCACTTCTGGCCCTGAGCGGCGACGGCTGCGGCGCCAGCGGCGGCGGCCTCCGGGTCCAGGTACTCGCCGCGCGGCTTAATCGGCTTGAAGTTCTCGTCCAGCTCGTAGAGCAGGGGGATGGCGGTGGGGATGTTCACCTTGGCGATCTCCTCCTCGCTCAGGCCGTCCAGCATCTTGACGATGGCGCGAAGGGAGTTGCCATGGGCGGCGATCATCACTGTCTTGCCGGTCTTGAGCTCAGGGACGATGTCGGACTCCCAGTAGGGGGTCACGCGCTTGACCACATTGGACAGGGCCTCGCAGCGCGGCACGGGCACTCCCGCGTACTGGGGGTCGTGGGCCTGCGAGTACTTGTCGTCCGGGTCGATCTCGGGCGGCGGGGTGGCGTAAGAGCGGCGCCAGAGCATGAACTTCTCGTCGCCGTACTCCTCGCGGATCTCAGTCTTGTTCTTGCCCTGCAGGGCACCGTAGTGGCGCTCGTTGAGCCTCCAGTCACGCTTGACCGGAATCCAGAGACGGTCGGCCACATCCAGGGAGATGTTCGCCGTGTTGATGGCGCGACGCAGGAGGGAGGTGAAGACGATGTCAGGCAGGACGCCCTTATCCTTCAGGAGCTGGCCACCCTTGCGGGCCTCCTGCTCGCCCTGCTCGGTCAGCGGGACGTCCACCCAGCCGGTGAACTGATTGGTGTTGTTCCATGCGCTCTGGCCATGCCGGAGCAATACTAGTTTGTATGTCATGCTTCACAGTTTAATCGCCCTGCCAGACCATGAAGACCAGCTTTATGCGCGCGCTAACAGTCCGGTTTCAGACCAGTTGCAGGAGCAGTCCGAGCGTCCAGCACAAGGCGGAAATCAGCGTGCCCTGACCAGACAGGACAAAGGCCTTAGGCTGGTTCCTGCGGGCGAAGAACGCGCAAACGAAACCGAAGCAGACGGCAATCGGAATCACGACCAGCCAGGCGGGCAGCTCCACGGATCCGAACCTCCAGACCGCGCCGGCGAACTCCACGATAGCCAATGCCAAGCTGAGCAGGTAGACCGCGTAAATAGAGACTCTGGCAGCCTTATCTCCCACAATCGTGGCGTAGGTATGCTTACCGGAGCGCTTGTCGGACTCGATATCGCGATAGTTATTGAACATCAGCAGCCCCACCGCGTTCAAACCCGCAGCGGACGCGCCCAGCCAGCCGGCGGTGCTGAGGGCGCCGACCATGAAGTACTCGGTGCCCAAGGTGGCCACCAGGCCGAAGAAGATGAACACGAAGACCTCGCCCAGACCGTAGTACCCGTAGGGATGCTTGCCGCCGGTGTAGAACCAGCCTGCAGCGAAGCAGACCAGGCCGGCCAGCAGCATCCACCAGTGGCCGGTGATTACAACGGCCGCTAAACCAAGCAAAGCAGTGATGACCACCGCAATCATCATGGCGGTGAAGACCTTGCGTGGGGCCACACCGGAGGCCACCAGCCGACGGGGCT encodes the following:
- the phoU gene encoding phosphate signaling complex protein PhoU produces the protein MRVIFNEEMRQVADDMDRIAGAVSQAIKTSGKALLEPNLDAAQEVIDGDQAIDQLEGSIIDQCVRLLAKQNPVATDLRVIVSTLRLAATFERMGDLSRHIAEAVRRAYPDPPLPPEAHDLFGRMQDFLNQMSDRLVAMLSDRDTKVAEQIIIDDDQLDQLHQQTFDLALSDEWTGSKQQMIDLVLLARFMERIGDHGVSAARRVVYIVSGFDPTKDPKDLEDID
- the menA gene encoding 1,4-dihydroxy-2-naphthoate octaprenyltransferase, which produces MNVKLWINGLRPKTLPASVAPVCVGAAAALLLRSRSAAACAGTCPVPADPAETARAARISAVSGGQLLTVFILLVFLALFMQIAANFANDYSDGIRGTDANRSADEEVSGKPRRLVASGVAPRKVFTAMMIAVVITALLGLAAVVITGHWWMLLAGLVCFAAGWFYTGGKHPYGYYGLGEVFVFIFFGLVATLGTEYFMVGALSTAGWLGASAAGLNAVGLLMFNNYRDIESDKRSGKHTYATIVGDKAARVSIYAVYLLSLALAIVEFAGAVWRFGSVELPAWLVVIPIAVCFGFVCAFFARRNQPKAFVLSGQGTLISALCWTLGLLLQLV
- a CDS encoding phosphoglyceromutase; this encodes MTYKLVLLRHGQSAWNNTNQFTGWVDVPLTEQGEQEARKGGQLLKDKGVLPDIVFTSLLRRAINTANISLDVADRLWIPVKRDWRLNERHYGALQGKNKTEIREEYGDEKFMLWRRSYATPPPEIDPDDKYSQAHDPQYAGVPVPRCEALSNVVKRVTPYWESDIVPELKTGKTVMIAAHGNSLRAIVKMLDGLSEEEIAKVNIPTAIPLLYELDENFKPIKPRGEYLDPEAAAAGAAAVAAQGQK
- a CDS encoding sensor histidine kinase, with the protein product MGFLADRLSALTNPAAREGRQEASEDLEASSQAILSLVGSLAVLVGRDGQVVRSSPDAYRLGIVSQDRIVDERVEEAVRQAWQSDKVSRFSLTTATPEAFADLPGLSETQEGADQGGDHDDGALSEVSRPNWLKVAVGPISLGLVLVLIDDVSEAKRFEQTRQAFIEHVSRQLSRPISSLGALAESLTALAKGPWREGERLEERMAAVSSQAKLVKDYSRYLEHTLGDLILLIRAQEETSASKTERMDLGEQASKALDAARPQAEEAGVNLVCRSSGPLPVLGDPEQVRVAVSKLVENAIRYSPAGSKVSLEAKPSADGSFGLVQVIDRGAGIRKEDQAHVFERFYRGDEQTEASQVGIGLGLSIVKHVALTHHGSVKLWSAPGQGSTFTLALPLAPAPAPASASDPSAVPVEGFGRTDGGPAGVSSGM